DNA from Gavia stellata isolate bGavSte3 chromosome 16, bGavSte3.hap2, whole genome shotgun sequence:
TCTGCAAAAGTTTCTgggtaaatgaaagaaaacacttcaCCGACAAGGAAAGCAGAGGCAATGCCTGCACTGACTTGTGTCCACTAAAATCAGGTGCCGTTATCAGATTTGAACTTTAACCATGGAGACAAATATATAGTGAAGGGCTCATGTGAAAACCAACTTGCTACAGAAACAGGAATGCTCCTGAGAATCCTGAGGAAGTGCTTTGGAGGGAGGACAGAAGTGTCAATCCTAACACTCTggagcagagagaagcagcaaatgaCAGGGCACAGCTGAAAAGCCTACTTTGTACTCTGTTCACCATCATCAGAACAGGCAGggtgaatgaaattaaattcagaAATTGTGATAAGGCAGTGTAAAGCTGTTTTCAGCACTCTTCTCTGTCATGCAGAATTCATTCAGCATGCCCCTGCTTGCTTCATGTGTAAGGTGCCTCTACTTCTCctgcaaaggaaaggaaggacaTAGACATTGCAGATAGTAAGCTTAACATTATGAACTAAAATCTCTCTGAAGTCCTCAGTCAACAGCTTGCTAACAGAGAAGACACTATAAACATGTGTAGCAGACAAGAAGGCACTGATTTGTAAAAAATTTATCCATAAAAAGCAAGATATTTCTGGTACCACTTTTGAATTCTTATATGACCTCATTTGGGTCCAGGTGCCTTGTTAGCCTTGTGTTGCTCATTGGACTCTTCTCTTTACTGTCCGACTTCTACAGTTTCTGCTAGAACAGAAAGTTGCTCACACAAATATCAAGGTCATTTGTTTAGATTGATTGGGCCTTATTGGTGGGAGAAGCAATTAGTCTATGAAGATTAAGCAAAGAAGCAGAGGAGTAGCGACCCTGAAAAAAATGATAGCACTTAGGTGGAATGGAAATTATCAGATAACTCAGCTAATCTCAAATCTTGGCTTATTCAGGAGTAATTACATAGTATTGTACTTACAGGACTGCTTTGCAGAAAGAACATTTGTTGTTGTACGTTTTCCCATCAGAGCCGCAGAAAGGTTGATAGAGTCTTTCGCAGTAAATAGGTCTTCCTCTCTCTAGCCTCTTGTATTCACTGCAGTCTACCTGCAAATACAGtatcatttttctttgaatccATCTTTCTCACATTCTCCATTCACCTACAGAAATAATGAATATATGAAATTTTT
Protein-coding regions in this window:
- the LOC104259613 gene encoding ovomucoid-like, encoding MSAMKITSAFVLLTLAVLCLANAAKENEVDCSEYKRLERGRPIYCERLYQPFCGSDGKTYNNKCSFCKAVLRSRGTLHMKQAGAC